In Hallerella succinigenes, the following are encoded in one genomic region:
- a CDS encoding CotH kinase family protein, translating to MSKIRYILLLLCSLFFVQCLWNESELEPSYLPLDDSEYPYADLPRLVIETVDFQQIRNKETEVPAYLQIYGKDLPESDVKYLTIKGRGNSSFEMTKYGYKLEFENKESLFGMPRNRDWALIAVHCDKSFLRNYISYRLAEQLGDEYAPRLRFVELYLNREYLGLYQLTETVKVGKFRVDIPKNDSSFLFERTTTESDKASFYSSFQHLFEIHSPQNANEASLSLLKDHIFAFENFIQTNDGLNFDSLQKWIDVTDFARFLLIQEFAKNQDGNRRSTYLTWQKDSVLKMGPVWDFDLTYGVHFRKEIPPSGWYIRNYGWNRFLFKNKAYQKKVREFWEDHHSTFESVLDTIDILYPKLQKVANNEYKRWPVLKEHSIWPFSKGYDSYTESVDSLKSWIVQRIEWMDQNL from the coding sequence ATGAGCAAAATACGGTACATACTTCTGCTTCTCTGCAGCCTGTTTTTCGTCCAATGCCTTTGGAACGAATCCGAGCTTGAGCCCAGCTATTTACCGCTCGACGACTCCGAATATCCGTATGCAGATTTGCCGCGCCTTGTCATTGAAACCGTTGACTTTCAGCAGATTCGAAACAAGGAAACCGAAGTTCCCGCCTACTTGCAAATCTACGGCAAGGACCTTCCCGAAAGCGATGTCAAATATTTAACGATCAAAGGCCGAGGAAATTCCTCCTTTGAAATGACCAAATACGGATACAAGCTTGAATTCGAAAACAAGGAATCCTTATTTGGAATGCCTCGAAATCGCGACTGGGCTTTGATCGCCGTCCATTGCGACAAGAGCTTTTTGCGCAATTACATTTCTTATCGCTTAGCCGAGCAACTCGGAGATGAATACGCCCCCCGGCTGCGCTTTGTGGAGCTCTATTTGAACCGCGAATATTTGGGGCTTTACCAACTGACGGAAACCGTTAAAGTCGGGAAATTTAGAGTGGACATTCCCAAAAACGATTCCAGTTTTCTTTTTGAAAGAACCACGACGGAATCCGACAAGGCCTCTTTTTATTCATCCTTCCAGCACCTGTTCGAAATTCATTCTCCCCAAAATGCAAACGAAGCATCCCTCTCTCTGCTGAAAGATCACATTTTCGCTTTCGAAAATTTTATACAGACTAACGACGGATTGAATTTTGATTCTCTGCAAAAATGGATTGACGTCACGGACTTCGCCCGATTCCTTTTGATTCAGGAATTTGCCAAGAATCAAGACGGCAATCGCCGGAGCACCTATCTCACTTGGCAAAAAGATTCCGTCTTAAAAATGGGCCCCGTCTGGGACTTTGATCTGACTTATGGAGTCCATTTCCGCAAAGAAATTCCTCCGAGCGGATGGTACATTCGCAACTACGGTTGGAACAGATTCTTATTTAAAAACAAAGCGTATCAAAAAAAGGTGCGAGAATTCTGGGAAGATCACCATTCCACATTCGAATCGGTCCTGGATACGATAGATATTCTCTATCCGAAACTTCAAAAAGTGGCCAATAACGAATACAAACGTTGGCCCGTTTTAAAGGAACATTCCATTTGGCCCTTTTCAAAGGGTTATGACAGTTATACCGAATCCGTAGATTCCCTTAAAAGTTGGATTGTGCAGCGCATTGAATGGATGGACCAAAACCTGTAA
- a CDS encoding toxin-antitoxin system YwqK family antitoxin has translation MSKRQNLVLLTLCAALFCACGEQDVRETVHYNGIRKNKVAYKDGKPHGEFKRWTSHGDLAESGIYKNGLREGTWTEWFTDGKVQAQGEYKNGKKQGEWKGFFQDGTVAWKHFYQNGEPTGTWLEYYATPGNIRTGRQENSLKEMNSCFKNSATGIRETYAPNGKPMRFENCKFGVLEGKVKSFYPGGSVESILEYKQGVLDGKAEFFRAAGGYYRDFPKAGKAFLTGFYKNGIRDSVWTYFAKDGSVQKTSVFQNGNGIAYGELGENGIDAETTFVAGLVQDTLRYKLPGRKLDFVEIWDKGEKKVLRSYYENSGKLASEGNFANGQRNGFWRNWYENGKIKDSLFYKDDAPFGEQLYYDSTGKLYMRKNQLGKNGPMEVKFQ, from the coding sequence ATGAGTAAACGCCAAAATCTCGTCCTTTTGACCCTCTGTGCAGCCCTTTTTTGCGCCTGTGGAGAACAAGATGTGCGCGAAACAGTGCATTACAACGGCATTCGAAAAAACAAAGTCGCTTACAAAGACGGCAAGCCTCACGGCGAGTTCAAGCGTTGGACATCGCACGGAGACCTCGCGGAATCCGGCATTTACAAAAACGGACTGCGGGAAGGCACTTGGACAGAATGGTTTACCGACGGCAAAGTGCAGGCCCAAGGCGAATACAAAAACGGCAAAAAGCAGGGCGAATGGAAAGGGTTCTTTCAAGACGGAACCGTCGCCTGGAAACACTTCTATCAAAACGGAGAACCCACAGGAACCTGGCTTGAATATTACGCAACGCCCGGAAACATCCGCACGGGCCGCCAAGAAAATTCCCTCAAAGAAATGAACTCCTGCTTCAAGAATTCCGCCACGGGCATCCGTGAAACATACGCCCCAAACGGAAAACCGATGCGTTTTGAAAACTGCAAGTTCGGCGTCTTGGAAGGCAAAGTCAAAAGCTTCTACCCGGGCGGATCCGTCGAATCCATCCTCGAATACAAACAGGGCGTCCTAGACGGCAAAGCGGAATTTTTCCGAGCAGCCGGAGGCTATTACAGAGATTTTCCGAAAGCGGGAAAAGCCTTCCTCACAGGCTTTTACAAAAACGGCATCCGGGATTCCGTCTGGACATACTTTGCCAAAGACGGTTCCGTGCAAAAGACGAGCGTTTTCCAAAACGGAAACGGCATCGCTTACGGTGAACTCGGAGAAAACGGCATCGACGCAGAAACCACTTTCGTCGCAGGCCTTGTACAAGATACGCTTCGTTACAAGCTTCCCGGACGTAAACTGGACTTTGTCGAAATCTGGGACAAGGGCGAAAAGAAAGTGCTGCGTTCCTATTATGAAAATTCAGGGAAGCTCGCAAGCGAAGGAAACTTTGCAAACGGCCAGCGCAACGGATTTTGGAGAAACTGGTACGAGAACGGCAAAATCAAAGACAGCCTATTTTACAAGGATGACGCCCCGTTCGGAGAGCAGCTGTATTACGATTCCACGGGCAAGCTCTACATGCGTAAAAATCAGCTCGGCAAGAACGGTCCAATGGAAGTGAAATTTCAATAA